In Tursiops truncatus isolate mTurTru1 chromosome X, mTurTru1.mat.Y, whole genome shotgun sequence, the following proteins share a genomic window:
- the LOC141275681 gene encoding uncharacterized protein, which translates to MSSPDEVYVLRRRVRPKVRERAGVRIAGPTVPPGPDPGPEPGEPRSGKGGGGFPDPEGFQSKREMLEGRGPVLWGREGRPGSPHEHTRDLLDLIEESEAAKEANLQQLTDQDVLGVRRYPDPEGFQSEREMLEARGPVLWGREGRPGSPHEHTRDLLDLIDESEAAKEANLQQLTDQDVLGVRRYPDPEGFQSEREMLEARGPVLWGREGRPGSPHEHTRDLLDLIEESEAAKEANLQQLTDQDVLGVRRYPDPEGFQSEREMLEARRPVLWGREGRPGSPHEHTRDLLDLMDESEAAKEANLQQLTDQDVLGVRRYPDPEGFQSEREMLEARGPVLWGREGRPGSPHEHTRDLLDLIEESEAAKEANLHQLTHQDVLGVRRYPDPEGFQSEREMLEARGPVLWGREGRPGSPHEHTRDLLDLIEESEAAKEANLQQLTDQDVLGVRRYPSPERSTAFKEATGSTLRLEAAPGGRGAPGQSCGEASTAPAGPLHLGGPEAGRALGNPKRGTKRRLNVAADRQRRSAEGLAWLLSDSESSDEFSETQLMTVSTYRRGGGQAKPSRPEDPGDTPRHSKFQVRENYRHVTGSSLSSAPRGLSSVVERQGVGQQGISSPKKMQSVLWGKGGSKPSYAGAAAAAAAAAAAAASVSAAAPGGLPQVTPRKNGAQEKKSVGETSKLALGGPFCSRGQRTSATPVEPATFPPISGIPLPGRPKSYTLVLSGTKQSKHSGTGKKSVVRWARESEAVAGEDKDPNRDPAPKGQVSRPCSSSLPTLPPPPQHPGHTSSSMLPLSTPQRSALGAPRSLGHYDARSGSFS; encoded by the coding sequence ATGAGCTCCCCGGATGAGGTGTATGTGTTGAGAAGGCGTGTCCGCCCAAAAGTCAGGGAGCGGGCCGGCGTTCGCATAGCCGGCCCCACAGTCCCGCCGGGGCCCGACCCAGGCCCCGAGCCTGGGGAGCCGCGGAGCGGCAAGGGCGGAGGCGGCTTCCCGGACCCCGAGGGCTTCCAGTCGAAGCGGGAGATGCTGGAAGGGCGAGGGCCGGTACTGTGGGGCCGCGAAGGCCGACCTGGCTCCCCACATGAGCACACGAGGGACCTCCTGGACCTGATCGAGGAGTCTGAGGCGGCCAAGGAGGCCAACCTGCAGCAGCTGACCGACCAGGATGTGCTGGGCGTCCGCAGATACCCGGACCCCGAGGGCTTCCAGTCTGAGCGGGAGATGCTGGAAGCGCGAGGGCCGGTGCTGTGGGGCCGCGAAGGCCGACCTGGCTCCCCACATGAGCACACGAGGGACCTCCTGGACCTGATCGACGAGTCTGAGGCGGCCAAGGAGGCCAACCTGCAGCAGCTGACCGACCAGGACGTGCTGGGCGTCCGCAGATACCCGGACCCCGAGGGCTTCCAGTCTGAGCGGGAGATGCTGGAAGCGCGAGGGCCGGTGCTGTGGGGCCGCGAAGGCCGACCTGGCTCCCCACATGAGCACACGAGGGACCTCCTGGACCTGATCGAGGAGTCTGAGGCGGCCAAGGAGGCCAACCTGCAGCAGCTGACTGACCAGGACGTGCTGGGCGTCCGCAGGTACCCGGACCCCGAGGGCTTCCAGTCTGAGCGGGAGATGCTGGAAGCGCGAAGGCCGGTGCTCTGGGGCCGCGAAGGCCGACCTGGCTCCCCACACGAGCACACGAGGGACCTCCTGGACCTGATGGACGAGTCTGAGGCGGCCAAGGAGGCCAACCTGCAGCAGCTGACCGACCAGGACGTGCTGGGCGTCCGCAGATACCCGGACCCCGAGGGCTTCCAGTCTGAGCGGGAGATGCTGGAAGCGCGAGGGCCGGTGCTCTGGGGCCGCGAAGGCCGACCTGGCTCCCCACATGAGCACACGAGGGACCTCCTGGACCTGATCGAGGAGTCTGAGGCGGCCAAGGAGGCCAACCTGCACCAGCTGACTCACCAGGACGTGCTGGGCGTCCGCAGGTACCCGGACCCCGAGGGCTTCCAGTCTGAGCGGGAGATGCTGGAAGCGCGAGGGCCGGTGCTGTGGGGCCGCGAAGGCCGACCTGGCTCCCCACATGAGCACACGAGGGACCTCCTGGACCTGATCGAGGAGTCTGAGGCGGCCAAGGAGGCCAACCTGCAGCAGCTGACCGACCAGGATGTGCTGGGCGTCCGCAGGTACCCGTCCCCAGAGAGGTCCACTGCCTTCAAAGAGGCCACTGGGTCGACACTGCGCCTCGAGGCGGCTCCCGGCGGTCGAGGAGCGCCCGGCCAGAGCTGTGGGGAGGCGTCGACGGCTCCAGCCGGCCCTCTCCACCTCGGTGGGCCTGAAGCGGGCCGGGCCTTGGGGAACCCTAAGAGAGGCACTAAGCGTAGGTTGAACGTGGCTGCAGATCGCCAGCGGCGCTCCGCGGAAGGCCTGGCCTGGCTGCTGTCCGACTCCGAGTCCTCAGATGAATTCAGTGAGACACAGCTGATGACGGTGAGCACTTACCGCAGAGGAGGAGGCCAGGCCAAGCCCAGCAGACCCGAGGATCCCGGGGACACTCCCAGACACTCGAAGTTCCAAGTCAGGGAGAATTACCGTCACGTGACAGGCTCTTCCCTGTCCTCGGCTCCGCGAGGACTCTCTTCGGTTGTGGAAAGGCAGGGCGTGGGACAGCAGGGCATCTCTTCCCCTAAGAAAATGCAGAGTGTGCTGTGGGGCAAGGGGGGCAGCAAGCCCAGCTACGcgggagctgctgctgctgctgctgctgctgctgctgctgctgcttctgtttcTGCTGCTGCTCCAGGTGGCCTGCCGCAGGTCACTCCTAGGAAGAACGGAGCCCAGGAGAAGAAATCCGTCGGGGAAACGTCCAAACTTGCCCTGGGGGGACCCTTCTGTTCCCGGGGGCAGCGAACCTCGGCAACTCCCGTGGAACCGGCCACCTTCCCCCCAATCTCTGGTATTCCGCTGCCTGGGAGACCCAAGAGTTATACCTTGGTCCTTTCGGGAACCAAACAGTCCAAGCACAGTGGCACTGGGAAGAAATCCGTGGTCAGGTGGGCAAGGGAGTCTGAGGCGGTGGCGGGAGAAGATAAGGACCCAAATAGAGACCCAGCCCCAAAGGGCCAAGTGAGTAGGCCAtgctcctcctctctccccactcttcccccccccccacagcacCCAGGGCACACGTCTTCATCCATGCTGCCTCTGTCCACCCCTCAGAGGTCAGCATTGGGTGCCCCTCGGTCACTGGGTCATTACGATGCCAGATCGGGCTCCTTTTCCTAG